In one Mucilaginibacter sp. PAMB04168 genomic region, the following are encoded:
- a CDS encoding polyphosphate kinase 2 family protein, whose translation MQNITNNFKITGNQKVSLKDFDTSFSAGYRKDDADDVLADLVKQTSELQNKLYADNKFNLLIIFQAMDAAGKDSAIKHTMSGVNPQGCQVYSFKQPSSEDYEHDFLWRHYKALPERGRIGIHNRSHYENVLVTRVHPQYIMNENLPGISSPDDIPKDFWEQRYESIRSFEKHLTRNGTVIIKFFLHISKEEQKERFLKRIDDESKNWKFSAGDLEERKRWDDYMEAYEDAINATATHDAPWYIIPADKKWFSRIAISTIIVDTLSKLKMEYPVLPEGESNNLDDIKKRLEKE comes from the coding sequence ATGCAAAATATAACTAACAATTTTAAAATAACTGGAAATCAAAAAGTTTCGCTCAAAGATTTCGACACATCTTTCAGCGCCGGTTACAGAAAAGACGATGCCGACGATGTATTGGCCGATTTAGTGAAACAAACATCCGAACTGCAAAACAAGCTGTATGCCGATAACAAATTTAATCTTTTGATCATTTTTCAGGCGATGGACGCTGCAGGTAAGGACAGCGCAATCAAACATACCATGTCGGGCGTTAATCCGCAGGGGTGCCAGGTTTACAGCTTTAAGCAACCCAGCTCGGAAGACTATGAACATGACTTTTTATGGCGACATTACAAAGCATTGCCAGAGCGGGGGCGCATCGGCATACATAACCGCTCACATTATGAAAATGTGCTGGTTACCCGTGTCCATCCCCAGTATATAATGAATGAAAATTTACCTGGCATAAGTAGTCCGGATGACATCCCTAAGGATTTTTGGGAGCAGCGTTATGAAAGTATTCGGTCATTTGAAAAGCACTTAACTCGAAACGGTACTGTCATTATTAAATTTTTTCTGCATATATCAAAAGAAGAGCAAAAAGAACGCTTTTTAAAACGGATTGATGACGAAAGCAAGAACTGGAAGTTTTCGGCCGGTGATTTAGAAGAACGTAAGCGCTGGGACGATTACATGGAGGCTTACGAAGATGCTATAAATGCCACGGCTACGCACGATGCACCCTGGTACATCATTCCGGCCGATAAAAAGTGGTTTTCGAGAATTGCCATATCCACCATCATTGTGGATACGTTGAGTAAATTAAAAATGGAATACCCTGTTTTGCCTGAAGGCGAATCAAATAACCTGGACGATATTAAGAAGCGGCTTGAAAAGGAATAA
- a CDS encoding transglycosylase domain-containing protein: MFKRIRNPILRYLVIFIYFVIIFFCSIELNLFGLFGYSPDTKDIKNPILSVSSEVFTADGKLLARFYKENRSPIEYSNLSPNLINALVATEDVRFFKHHGVDYYSFFTSVLSTAKGDKRGGSTITQQLAKNLFQTRKRKAQGFIRHIPIVRTVVYKFKEWLTAFKIEHIYNKQQILTLYFNTVPFGNNSFGIKTATLKYFNKNPDEVTAAEAATLIGMLKATSTYNPIRNPEKSLERRNIVLGQMQKYGYLKKPEYDASIRQPIGLDLSHVEDEGQGDSYLRRAVEKWLDKWLTKNDYDLYEDGLKIYTTIDSRLQQYAEEAVAEKMKMLQKRFNNIWRGKNPWRDSKGNEIVDFVLKAEQRLPIYDLLDKKYKGDTVKIQDYFNVPKRMKVFTWNGEKDTTFSSVDSIKYYAKMLNTGMMTIEPTTGKIKVWVGGIDHKYFKYDHVNQAKRQAGSTFKPFAYLTAIDNGYTPCDKFTDKPVSITYNEDGKQEVWSPNNADFNFSYREMSLRWAMGKSVNSITAQLTEKVGWDKVVEYAHKCGIESPLKPVPSVSLGSNDVSVYEMVRAYSTFLNKGEKIEPLLVTKITDHNDAVLAEFELKTTKVLSEETAWLMLYMFRGGMEEPGGTSQALWEYPILWKKASNQIGGKTGTSSDYVDGWYMGITKDLVTGVWVGADDRSVHFNTSASGEGSHTALPIFGTFMEKVYADPKSGYTYGPFPKPWVKITKPYMCESPRISRDTSSVSDSLSAPSDSALTLPPDTTGQQ, translated from the coding sequence ATGTTTAAACGTATCCGCAATCCTATTCTGCGTTACCTCGTTATTTTTATATACTTCGTAATTATATTCTTTTGTTCTATTGAATTAAACCTGTTTGGCCTCTTTGGCTACTCGCCAGATACAAAGGACATCAAGAATCCTATTTTATCCGTATCATCAGAAGTTTTCACAGCTGATGGTAAGTTATTGGCGCGTTTTTACAAAGAGAATCGTTCGCCGATTGAATACAGTAACCTGTCGCCAAACTTGATTAATGCACTTGTTGCGACGGAGGATGTCCGCTTTTTTAAGCATCACGGTGTTGATTATTATAGCTTTTTTACCAGCGTGCTATCCACAGCTAAAGGCGACAAGCGCGGCGGAAGTACCATTACACAGCAACTTGCAAAAAATCTTTTTCAAACCCGTAAGCGCAAGGCACAAGGCTTTATCAGGCACATCCCTATAGTGCGTACGGTTGTATACAAGTTTAAGGAGTGGCTAACCGCATTTAAGATAGAACACATTTACAACAAACAGCAGATACTTACACTTTATTTTAATACGGTACCGTTTGGTAACAATTCCTTCGGCATTAAAACTGCAACATTAAAGTATTTTAACAAAAATCCGGATGAAGTTACGGCTGCCGAAGCCGCAACGCTGATTGGCATGCTAAAGGCAACATCAACTTACAATCCTATTCGCAATCCTGAAAAATCTTTAGAACGCCGTAATATTGTCTTGGGGCAGATGCAAAAATACGGCTATTTAAAAAAGCCCGAATATGATGCAAGCATAAGGCAGCCCATTGGTTTGGACCTGAGCCATGTGGAAGATGAAGGCCAGGGAGACTCCTACCTGCGCCGGGCTGTTGAAAAATGGCTGGACAAGTGGCTTACCAAAAATGATTATGATTTATACGAAGACGGCCTGAAAATATACACCACCATTGATTCGCGCTTACAACAATACGCCGAAGAGGCTGTTGCCGAAAAAATGAAAATGCTGCAAAAGCGATTCAATAACATTTGGCGGGGTAAGAACCCCTGGCGGGACTCGAAAGGTAATGAAATAGTAGATTTTGTGCTGAAAGCGGAGCAACGCCTGCCCATTTATGACCTACTGGACAAGAAGTACAAAGGCGATACTGTTAAAATTCAGGATTACTTTAACGTACCCAAACGTATGAAAGTGTTTACCTGGAACGGTGAAAAAGACACAACTTTTTCTAGTGTGGATTCTATTAAGTATTACGCAAAAATGCTCAATACCGGCATGATGACTATTGAGCCCACAACGGGAAAAATTAAGGTTTGGGTTGGTGGTATAGATCATAAATATTTTAAATACGACCACGTGAACCAGGCAAAACGGCAGGCGGGCTCTACCTTTAAGCCATTTGCTTACTTGACCGCTATTGACAACGGCTACACCCCTTGTGATAAGTTTACCGACAAACCAGTATCGATTACTTACAATGAAGACGGCAAACAGGAAGTATGGTCTCCTAATAATGCTGACTTTAACTTCTCTTACCGAGAAATGTCATTGCGTTGGGCTATGGGTAAATCAGTTAACTCTATAACTGCACAATTAACAGAAAAAGTTGGATGGGACAAAGTAGTTGAATATGCTCACAAATGTGGTATAGAAAGCCCGCTTAAACCAGTGCCATCAGTATCATTGGGGTCTAATGATGTTTCGGTGTATGAGATGGTAAGAGCATACAGCACTTTTCTGAACAAAGGTGAAAAAATTGAACCATTACTGGTTACTAAAATTACCGATCATAATGATGCAGTGCTGGCCGAATTTGAGTTGAAGACAACTAAAGTTTTAAGCGAAGAAACTGCATGGTTGATGCTTTACATGTTCCGCGGAGGCATGGAAGAGCCAGGCGGTACATCACAAGCTTTATGGGAATATCCTATTTTATGGAAAAAGGCCAGCAACCAGATTGGCGGTAAAACCGGTACCTCATCAGACTATGTGGACGGATGGTACATGGGCATTACCAAAGACCTTGTAACAGGTGTTTGGGTAGGCGCTGATGACCGTAGCGTGCACTTCAATACATCGGCAAGTGGCGAAGGCTCGCACACGGCATTGCCAATATTCGGCACCTTTATGGAAAAAGTATATGCAGACCCAAAATCGGGTTACACATACGGCCCCTTCCCTAAACCATGGGTGAAAATAACAAAGCCATACATGTGCGAATCTCCGAGGATTTCGAGAGATACATCGTCTGTTAGCGATAGCTTATCCGCTCCGTCTGACAGCGCTTTAACATTACCGCCAGACACTACCGGTCAGCAATAA
- a CDS encoding basic secretory protein-like protein, translating to MSKFYFSKKSKAQRFFILLVILISACFLNNTAQAQYFGQNKVRYKNLKFKVYKTPHFEIYYYMKNDSLLKRFAQESELWYTLHQQVFRDTFKRPNPIILYANHPDFQQTTAIDGDISVGTGGVTEGLKNRVVMPIMETNQTTRHVLGHELVHAFQYHLLLGNDTTGLGNINNLPLWMIEGMAEYLSLGKRDAYTAMWMRDAYLNKDIPSIRDLTESGKYFPYRYGEAFWSYLGSTYGDTIIVPFFKNTARFGLEYGIRRTFGYDDKTLSNLWKNSIVNMYKPYLKDTSQVPTGKRLIDNKNAGEMNVAPAVSPDGKYLAFLSEKDLFSIDLFLADAKTGKILRRLTSKTSNTHIDEFNFIESAGAWSPDSKKFAFSIFSGGRNRMLVVSVPSGKVVSNIAMGKAEQFGNLTWSPDGNLVAFQALSNGNSDLYMYNFTTKEVTQLTDDKYSDYQPNFSRDGRKIVFTSDRTTYDATTAHTISFNLAEIDLATRKVTNIKVFDGANNMNPQYSADGSKIFFLSNRDGFRNLYAYNTANGSVDQMTELFTGISGITEFSPALSVSAHDDVVYSYYRSQKYALYNAKASEFKTKTVAGSETNFDAALLPPPKAVGVDLINSNLNNFLSYQRIPADSIQNIAYRPQFKLDYLASSGVGVGVGIGAGSYGAGLSSGIQGVFSDILGRNQIYAGASVNGEIYDFGAQVFYIKQQGRWNFGGGLSHIPYQLATYNVVPSTYSIGDKSIPAVEERYDIIRIFQDQVSLFTSYPFSKTTRAEFGGGFSRNSYMVTRYSTYYDASTGSYIDFQRNRISNDTYNNDPYNNVGILRPISLMQVSTALIGDNSYFGIASPLSGFRYRIQAEYDFGSYRFFSPTVDLRKYVRIKPVTLAARFNTFGRFGEDTGLYPYYIGYPFLIRGYESQTFYGSGNQVSTNGFTIDQLSGSRVAVANFEIRLPFTGPEKLSAIKSKFLFSELNLFFDAGLAWNKGNQIKFQKSPDLLGYQVVNDGKGNTTTTAVYNSNQRVPALSAGVSLRVNLFGALILEPYYAFPFNRTDVKKPVFGLNFTPGW from the coding sequence ATGAGTAAATTTTACTTTAGTAAAAAAAGTAAAGCGCAACGATTCTTTATTCTGCTTGTTATTCTCATCAGTGCATGTTTTTTAAACAACACGGCGCAGGCACAATATTTTGGTCAAAATAAGGTGCGCTATAAAAACCTGAAATTTAAGGTCTATAAAACTCCTCACTTTGAGATTTACTATTACATGAAGAACGACAGCTTGCTGAAGCGCTTTGCGCAGGAGAGCGAGCTGTGGTACACCCTGCATCAGCAGGTATTTCGCGATACTTTTAAGCGCCCCAACCCCATTATATTATATGCTAATCACCCCGATTTTCAGCAAACTACAGCTATTGACGGCGATATTAGCGTAGGTACAGGTGGTGTTACAGAAGGTTTAAAGAACCGGGTGGTAATGCCAATTATGGAAACTAACCAAACAACCCGGCACGTACTGGGACACGAGTTGGTGCATGCTTTTCAATATCATCTGCTTTTAGGAAATGACACTACAGGCTTAGGCAATATCAACAACCTCCCATTATGGATGATTGAAGGTATGGCCGAATACCTTTCGCTCGGAAAACGGGACGCATATACAGCTATGTGGATGCGCGATGCTTACCTGAACAAAGACATTCCAAGTATTCGGGATTTGACAGAAAGCGGAAAATATTTCCCTTATCGCTATGGCGAGGCGTTTTGGTCTTACCTGGGTTCAACCTATGGCGATACCATTATTGTACCGTTTTTTAAAAATACGGCACGTTTTGGCCTTGAGTATGGCATAAGGCGTACGTTTGGGTACGACGATAAGACGCTCTCTAACCTATGGAAGAACTCTATTGTTAACATGTACAAGCCTTATCTTAAAGATACCTCACAGGTACCTACCGGTAAGCGCTTAATTGACAATAAAAACGCCGGAGAGATGAATGTGGCGCCAGCCGTTAGTCCGGATGGAAAGTACCTTGCATTCCTTTCTGAGAAAGACCTGTTTTCTATAGATCTATTCCTGGCGGATGCTAAGACCGGGAAGATATTGCGACGGCTCACGAGTAAAACATCTAACACGCACATTGATGAATTTAATTTTATCGAATCGGCTGGAGCATGGTCGCCGGATAGCAAGAAATTTGCATTCAGTATATTTAGCGGCGGGCGCAACCGGATGCTCGTTGTATCAGTTCCTAGCGGCAAAGTAGTAAGTAATATTGCTATGGGTAAGGCCGAGCAATTTGGCAACTTAACATGGTCGCCTGATGGTAACCTGGTTGCGTTTCAGGCGCTATCAAATGGCAATAGCGATTTGTATATGTATAACTTCACCACCAAAGAAGTTACTCAACTCACTGATGACAAGTATTCAGATTATCAGCCAAACTTTTCGCGTGATGGAAGAAAGATCGTATTCACGAGCGACCGCACCACTTATGATGCAACTACGGCGCACACAATAAGCTTTAACCTGGCCGAAATTGACCTGGCTACCCGTAAGGTAACCAATATCAAAGTGTTCGACGGTGCTAACAATATGAACCCGCAATATTCAGCCGACGGTTCCAAAATCTTCTTCTTATCTAACCGTGATGGGTTCCGCAACCTATATGCGTATAACACAGCCAATGGCAGTGTTGATCAAATGACGGAACTATTTACAGGTATATCGGGTATTACAGAATTTTCTCCTGCCTTAAGTGTTTCGGCTCATGATGATGTGGTGTACTCGTACTATCGTTCGCAAAAGTATGCGTTGTATAACGCAAAGGCCTCGGAATTTAAAACCAAAACTGTAGCAGGCTCAGAAACCAATTTTGATGCTGCACTTTTGCCGCCGCCTAAAGCTGTAGGTGTTGATTTGATTAACTCCAATCTCAACAACTTCCTTTCATACCAGCGCATACCTGCCGATTCCATTCAAAACATTGCCTACCGCCCGCAGTTTAAGTTGGATTACCTGGCAAGCAGCGGTGTTGGCGTAGGTGTTGGTATTGGTGCCGGCAGTTACGGTGCGGGCTTATCAAGCGGTATACAAGGTGTTTTTAGCGACATTTTAGGCCGTAACCAAATCTATGCCGGTGCATCAGTTAATGGTGAGATTTACGATTTTGGCGCACAGGTTTTTTATATTAAACAACAAGGTCGCTGGAACTTTGGTGGTGGTTTATCACATATTCCGTACCAACTGGCTACTTACAATGTAGTACCGAGCACCTACTCAATTGGTGACAAAAGTATACCTGCTGTTGAAGAGCGCTATGATATTATCCGCATTTTTCAAGATCAGGTTTCGCTGTTTACTTCTTACCCCTTCTCTAAAACAACCCGTGCCGAGTTTGGCGGCGGCTTTTCGCGCAACTCTTATATGGTTACCCGTTATAGTACATATTATGATGCATCAACCGGTAGTTATATAGATTTTCAGCGTAACCGTATCTCTAATGATACCTACAACAATGACCCTTATAACAATGTAGGCATATTAAGGCCCATTAGCCTTATGCAGGTAAGCACAGCTTTAATAGGCGATAATTCTTATTTTGGTATAGCATCACCACTGAGCGGTTTTCGTTACCGTATACAAGCTGAGTATGATTTTGGTTCATACCGGTTCTTTTCGCCCACTGTAGACCTCCGCAAGTATGTCCGTATAAAACCGGTTACGCTTGCAGCCAGGTTTAACACCTTTGGTCGTTTTGGCGAAGATACCGGACTATACCCCTATTACATCGGCTATCCGTTTTTAATACGCGGTTACGAAAGTCAAACTTTTTATGGCAGCGGCAACCAGGTGTCGACTAATGGATTTACTATCGATCAATTGTCGGGTTCACGTGTGGCTGTGGCAAATTTCGAAATCCGGCTACCTTTTACAGGTCCGGAAAAGCTTTCGGCTATTAAATCAAAGTTCTTGTTTAGCGAATTGAATTTGTTTTTTGATGCGGGTTTGGCCTGGAATAAGGGCAACCAAATTAAATTTCAAAAAAGCCCGGACTTACTAGGCTACCAAGTAGTAAACGATGGCAAAGGTAATACAACCACCACTGCTGTATACAACAGCAACCAACGTGTACCGGCGCTTAGTGCTGGTGTATCGTTAAGGGTAAATCTATTTGGTGCGCTTATATTGGAGCCTTATTACGCATTTCCGTTTAACCGTACCGATGTTAAAAAACCCGTATTCGGCCTGAATTTCACACCAGGTTGGTAA